A window of Mangifera indica cultivar Alphonso chromosome 11, CATAS_Mindica_2.1, whole genome shotgun sequence contains these coding sequences:
- the LOC123228851 gene encoding probable protein phosphatase 2C 10 isoform X1 has protein sequence MGRLCCFNSSYSKLVGGRSSSAGKGRNHEDLIKFGFNLVKGKANHPMEDYHVAKFMQSQGHELGLFAIYDGHLGESVPAYLQRNLFSNILKEEEFWADPRRSISKAYEKTDQAILLQSSVLGRGGSTAVTAILINGQRLWVANVGDSRAVLSSGGQAVQMTTDHEPNTERGIIENKGGFVSNMPGDVPRVNGQLAVSRAFGDKSLKSHLRSDPDIQDITIDVCTDILILASDGLWKVNLFMSTYFSFLVSMKL, from the exons atggGTAGGTTATGCTGTTTTAATTCTTCCTACTCCAAG CTTGTGGGAGGACGCTCGTCGTCTGCTGGTAAGGGAAGAAACCATGAAGATTTAATCAAGTTTGGTTTCAACTTAGTAAAAGGAAAAGCTAATCACCCTATGGAGGATTATCATGTTGCAAAGTTCATGCAGAGTCAAGGACATGAATTGGGGCTGTTTGCAATTTATGATGGCCATCTGGGTGAAAGTGTGCCTGCCTACCTACAGAGGAATCTGTTTTCTAATATCCTAAAGGAG GAAGAGTTTTGGGCTGACCCCCGTAGATCTATCTCTAAAGCCTATGAGAAGACAGACCAAGCAATTCTTTTACAGAGTTCTGTCTTGGGGCGGGGTGGATCCACTGCTGTAACTGCAATTTTGATAAATGGTCAAAGGTTATGGGTAGCCAATGTTGGAGATTCTCGAGCTGTTCTATCAAGTGGAGGCCAGGCAGTACAGATGACTACAGACCATGAGCCCAACACTGAACGAGGCATCATTGAGAATAAGGGTGGCTTTGTTTCAAACATGCCAG GAGATGTCCCAAGAGTTAATGGGCAGCTGGCAGTTTCTCGTGCCTTTGGAGACAAGAGCCTCAAATCACATTTGCGATCAGATCCCGACATACAAGACATCACTATAGACGTCTGTACTGACATTCTAATCCTTGCAAGTGATGGTCTTTGGAAGGTAAACTTGTTTATGTCAACTTACTTTTCCTTCCTTGTGTCAATGAAACTGTAG
- the LOC123228851 gene encoding probable protein phosphatase 2C 10 isoform X4: MEDYHVAKFMQSQGHELGLFAIYDGHLGESVPAYLQRNLFSNILKEEEFWADPRRSISKAYEKTDQAILLQSSVLGRGGSTAVTAILINGQRLWVANVGDSRAVLSSGGQAVQMTTDHEPNTERGIIENKGGFVSNMPGDVPRVNGQLAVSRAFGDKSLKSHLRSDPDIQDITIDVCTDILILASDGLWKVNLFMSTYFSFLVSMKL, from the exons ATGGAGGATTATCATGTTGCAAAGTTCATGCAGAGTCAAGGACATGAATTGGGGCTGTTTGCAATTTATGATGGCCATCTGGGTGAAAGTGTGCCTGCCTACCTACAGAGGAATCTGTTTTCTAATATCCTAAAGGAG GAAGAGTTTTGGGCTGACCCCCGTAGATCTATCTCTAAAGCCTATGAGAAGACAGACCAAGCAATTCTTTTACAGAGTTCTGTCTTGGGGCGGGGTGGATCCACTGCTGTAACTGCAATTTTGATAAATGGTCAAAGGTTATGGGTAGCCAATGTTGGAGATTCTCGAGCTGTTCTATCAAGTGGAGGCCAGGCAGTACAGATGACTACAGACCATGAGCCCAACACTGAACGAGGCATCATTGAGAATAAGGGTGGCTTTGTTTCAAACATGCCAG GAGATGTCCCAAGAGTTAATGGGCAGCTGGCAGTTTCTCGTGCCTTTGGAGACAAGAGCCTCAAATCACATTTGCGATCAGATCCCGACATACAAGACATCACTATAGACGTCTGTACTGACATTCTAATCCTTGCAAGTGATGGTCTTTGGAAGGTAAACTTGTTTATGTCAACTTACTTTTCCTTCCTTGTGTCAATGAAACTGTAG
- the LOC123229961 gene encoding cryptochrome-1-like isoform X2: MSGGGCSIVWFRRDLRVEDNPALAAGVRAGAVVAVFIWAPEEEGPFFPGRVSRWWLKHSLAHLDSSLRSLGTCLITKRSTDSVSSLLEVVKATGATQLFFNHLYDPLSLVRDHRAKELLTAQGIAVRSFNADLLYEPWEVNDAQGHPFTTFAAFWERCLSMPYDPDSPLLPPKRIISGDIRRCPSDTLVFEDELEKGSNALLARAWSPGWSNADKALTTFINGPLIEYSKNRRKADSATTSFLSPHLHFGEVSVRKVFHLVRIKQVSWANEGNKTGDESVNLFLKSIGLREYSRYMSFNHPYSHERPLLGHLKFFPWVVDEGHFKVWRQGRTGYPLVDAGMRELWATGWLHDRIRVVVSSFFVKVLQLPWRWGMKYFWDTLLDADLESDALGWQYISGTLPDGREFDRIDNPQFEGYKFDPNGEYVRRWLPELARLPTEWIHHPWNAPESVLQAAGIELGSNYPLPIVSIDAATARLQEALTEMWQQEAASRAAIENGTEEGLGDSSEAAIIAFPGDIQMEENHEPARNNPPTTARCYEDQMVPSITSSLVRVEEEESSLDLQNSVEDSRAEVPRNVNVNVNQEPRRDTLNQGVPHTVHDNNPLRQFNIAVGMRNAEDSTAESSSTSRRERDGGVVPVWAPPSSSFSEQLVGDENGIGTGSSYLQRHPQSHQIMNWRRLSQTG; the protein is encoded by the exons ATGTCAGGTGGTGGGTGTAGTATAGTTTGGTTCAGGAGAGATCTAAGAGTAGAAGATAATCCAGCACTGGCAGCTGGTGTGAGAGCTGGTGCTGTTGTTGCAGTTTTTATTTGGGCTCCAGAAGAAGAGGGTCCTTTTTTTCCGGGGAGGGTGTCTAGATGGTGGCTCAAGCACAGTTTGGCTCATCTGGATTCTTCTTTGAGGAGTCTTGGTACTTGTCTCATCACCAAAAGATCCACTGACAGTGTTTCTTCTCTTCTTGAGGTTGTTAAAGCAACTGGTGCTACTCAGCTCTTCTTCAACCATTTATATG ACCCCTTGTCTCTGGTAAGGGATCACCGTGCAAAGGAGCTTTTAACTGCACAAGGCATAGCTGTGCGTTCGTTTAATGCGGATCTGCTCTATGAACCCTGGGAGGTAAATGATGCACAAGGCCACCCTTTCACGACATTTGCTGCATTTTGGGAGAGATGCCTTAGCATGCCTTATGACCCTGATTCTCCACTTCTCCCACCTAAGAGGATAATTTCAG GTGATATACGTAGATGCCCTTCAGATACATTAGTGTTTGAAGATGAATTGGAGAAAGGGAGCAATGCACTTCTTGCAAGAGCATGGTCGCCCGGCTGGAGCAATGCTGATAAAGCTCTCACCACATTTATTAATGGGCCTTTAATTGAGTACTCTAAGAATCGGAGAAAGGCTGATAGTGCCACAACCTCATTTCTTTCACCGCACCTGCATTTTGGGGAGGTAAGTGTGAGAAAAGTCTTCCATCTTGTCCGCATCAAGCAGGTTTCCTGGGCCAATGAAGGGAACAAGACTGGTGATGAGAGTGTGAATTTGTTTCTCAAGTCAATTGGTCTTCGAGAATATTCAAGATATATGAGTTTTAACCATCCTTACAGTCATGAAAGGCCTCTTCTTGGGCACCTTAAATTCTTTCCTTGGGTTGTTGATGAAGGCCATTTTAAGGTATGGAGACAAGGTAGAACTGGCTATCCACTGGTGGATGCTGGCATGAGAGAGTTGTGGGCCACTGGCTGGCTTCATGATCGGATACGTGTTGTAGTTTCTAGTTTCTTTGTTAAGGTTCTTCAGCTTCCTTGGAGATGGGGAATGAAGTATTTCTGGGATACCCTTTTGGATGCAGATTTAGAGAGTGATGCTCTTGGTTGGCAGTACATATCTGGCACTCTTCCTGATGGTCGTGAATTTGACCGGATAGATAATCCACAG TTTGAGGGTTACAAGTTTGACCCCAATGGAGAATATGTACGAAGGTGGCTTCCTGAACTTGCTCGACTGCCAACTGAATGGATACACCACCCGTGGAATGCACCGGAGTCTGTACTCCAAGCTGCTGGCATTGAGCTTGGATCCAATTATCCTCTACCCATTGTGAGTATAGATGCAGCAACAGCCAGGTTACAAGAAGCACTTACTGAAATGTGGCAGCAGGAAGCAGCTTCAAGAGCTGCAATTGAGAATGGAACCGAGGAAGGTCTTGGAGACTCATCTGAAGCGGCCATAATTGCCTTTCCTGGAGACATACAAATGGAGGAAAACCATGAACCTGCTAGGAATAATCCTCCTACCACAGCTCGTTGTTACGAGGATCAGATGGTCCCAAGCATAACTTCTTCTTTGGTGAGAGTTGAAGAGGAAGAGTCTTCCTTGGATCTTCAAAATTCTGTAGAAGATAGCAGAGCAGAAGTTCCAAGAAATGTGAATGTAAATGTAAATCAAGAACCTAGAAGAGACACATTAAATCAAGGGGTTCCACATACAGTTCATGACAATAACCCTTTGCGACAATTTAATATTGCAGTAGGTATGCGAAATGCTGAAGACTCCACGGCTGAATCTTCTAGTACCAGTAGAAGAGAGAGGGATGGAGGGGTGGTTCCTGTTTGGGCTCCTCCATCTTCTAGTTTCTCGGAGCAGTTAGTTGGTGATGAAAATGGCATTGGAACAGGTTCATCATACTTGCAGAGGCATCCACAGTCTCACCAAATAATGAATTGGAGGCGGCTTTCTCAAACTGGGTAA
- the LOC123229961 gene encoding cryptochrome-1-like isoform X1: MSGGGCSIVWFRRDLRVEDNPALAAGVRAGAVVAVFIWAPEEEGPFFPGRVSRWWLKHSLAHLDSSLRSLGTCLITKRSTDSVSSLLEVVKATGATQLFFNHLYDPLSLVRDHRAKELLTAQGIAVRSFNADLLYEPWEVNDAQGHPFTTFAAFWERCLSMPYDPDSPLLPPKRIISGDIRRCPSDTLVFEDELEKGSNALLARAWSPGWSNADKALTTFINGPLIEYSKNRRKADSATTSFLSPHLHFGEVSVRKVFHLVRIKQVSWANEGNKTGDESVNLFLKSIGLREYSRYMSFNHPYSHERPLLGHLKFFPWVVDEGHFKVWRQGRTGYPLVDAGMRELWATGWLHDRIRVVVSSFFVKVLQLPWRWGMKYFWDTLLDADLESDALGWQYISGTLPDGREFDRIDNPQFEGYKFDPNGEYVRRWLPELARLPTEWIHHPWNAPESVLQAAGIELGSNYPLPIVSIDAATARLQEALTEMWQQEAASRAAIENGTEEGLGDSSEAAIIAFPGDIQMEENHEPARNNPPTTARCYEDQMVPSITSSLVRVEEEESSLDLQNSVEDSRAEVPRNVNVNVNQEPRRDTLNQGVPHTVHDNNPLRQFNIAVGMRNAEDSTAESSSTSRRERDGGVVPVWAPPSSSFSEQLVGDENGIGTGSSYLQRHPQSHQIMNWRRLSQTG; this comes from the exons ATGTCAGGTGGTGGGTGTAGTATAGTTTGGTTCAGGAGAGATCTAAGAGTAGAAGATAATCCAGCACTGGCAGCTGGTGTGAGAGCTGGTGCTGTTGTTGCAGTTTTTATTTGGGCTCCAGAAGAAGAGGGTCCTTTTTTTCCGGGGAGGGTGTCTAGATGGTGGCTCAAGCACAGTTTGGCTCATCTGGATTCTTCTTTGAGGAGTCTTGGTACTTGTCTCATCACCAAAAGATCCACTGACAGTGTTTCTTCTCTTCTTGAGGTTGTTAAAGCAACTGGTGCTACTCAGCTCTTCTTCAACCATTTATATG ACCCCTTGTCTCTGGTAAGGGATCACCGTGCAAAGGAGCTTTTAACTGCACAAGGCATAGCTGTGCGTTCGTTTAATGCGGATCTGCTCTATGAACCCTGGGAGGTAAATGATGCACAAGGCCACCCTTTCACGACATTTGCTGCATTTTGGGAGAGATGCCTTAGCATGCCTTATGACCCTGATTCTCCACTTCTCCCACCTAAGAGGATAATTTCAG GTGATATACGTAGATGCCCTTCAGATACATTAGTGTTTGAAGATGAATTGGAGAAAGGGAGCAATGCACTTCTTGCAAGAGCATGGTCGCCCGGCTGGAGCAATGCTGATAAAGCTCTCACCACATTTATTAATGGGCCTTTAATTGAGTACTCTAAGAATCGGAGAAAGGCTGATAGTGCCACAACCTCATTTCTTTCACCGCACCTGCATTTTGGGGAGGTAAGTGTGAGAAAAGTCTTCCATCTTGTCCGCATCAAGCAGGTTTCCTGGGCCAATGAAGGGAACAAGACTGGTGATGAGAGTGTGAATTTGTTTCTCAAGTCAATTGGTCTTCGAGAATATTCAAGATATATGAGTTTTAACCATCCTTACAGTCATGAAAGGCCTCTTCTTGGGCACCTTAAATTCTTTCCTTGGGTTGTTGATGAAGGCCATTTTAAGGTATGGAGACAAGGTAGAACTGGCTATCCACTGGTGGATGCTGGCATGAGAGAGTTGTGGGCCACTGGCTGGCTTCATGATCGGATACGTGTTGTAGTTTCTAGTTTCTTTGTTAAGGTTCTTCAGCTTCCTTGGAGATGGGGAATGAAGTATTTCTGGGATACCCTTTTGGATGCAGATTTAGAGAGTGATGCTCTTGGTTGGCAGTACATATCTGGCACTCTTCCTGATGGTCGTGAATTTGACCGGATAGATAATCCACAG TTTGAGGGTTACAAGTTTGACCCCAATGGAGAATATGTACGAAGGTGGCTTCCTGAACTTGCTCGACTGCCAACTGAATGGATACACCACCCGTGGAATGCACCGGAGTCTGTACTCCAAGCTGCTGGCATTGAGCTTGGATCCAATTATCCTCTACCCATTGTGAGTATAGATGCAGCAACAGCCAGGTTACAAGAAGCACTTACTGAAATGTGGCAGCAGGAAGCAGCTTCAAGAGCTGCAATTGAGAATGGAACCGAGGAAGGTCTTGGAGACTCATCTGAAGCGGCCATAATTGCCTTTCCTGGAGACATACAAATGGAGGAAAACCATGAACCTGCTAGGAATAATCCTCCTACCACAGCTCGTTGTTACGAGGATCAGATGGTCCCAAGCATAACTTCTTCTTTGGTGAGAGTTGAAGAGGAAGAGTCTTCCTTGGATCTTCAAAATTCTGTAGAAGATAGCAGAGCAGAAGTTCCAAGAAATGTGAATGTAAATGTAAATCAAGAACCTAGAAGAGACACATTAAATCAAGGGGTTCCACATACAGTTCATGACAATAACCCTTTGCGACAATTTAATATTGCAGTAGGTATGCGAAATGCTGAAGACTCCACGGCTGAATCTTCTAGTACCAGTAGAAGAGAGAGGGATGGAGGGGTGGTTCCTGTTTGGGCTCCTCCATCTTCTAGTTTCTCGGAGCAGTTAGTTGGTGATGAAAATGGCATTGGAACAGGTTCATCATACTTGCAGAGGCATCCACAGTCTCACCAAATAATGAATTGGAGGCGGCTTTCTCAAACTGG GTAA
- the LOC123229648 gene encoding aquaporin NIP1-1-like: MASTPSIIAEVSPKHSLPVKHSSMEEDKSTPFPEQAVGGDTSPSHFQKVVAELIGTYVLMFIGCGSVLVNKIQSLTIVGMALAWGLALMAMIYAVGHVSGAHFNPAVTVAFAASRKLSWKQVPFYVLSQVLGATLASLTLKVLFSDQENIHAIATQYTDATSDLEAITWEFIITFILMFTICGVATDHRASKDFAGVIIGVTLVCNVMIAGPITGASMNPARSLGPAVASGLYKNLWVYIITPIIGATAAALIYSVLRVPKPEKEEPLETKSIYNKLYLHVDP, encoded by the exons ATGGCTAGCACACCTTCAATTATTGCAGAGGTCTCCCCTAAACATTCATTGCCAGTCAAACACTCAAGCATGGAAGAGGATAAATCTACTCCTTTCCCTGAACAAGCTGTCGGTGGTGACACATCTCCATCTCATTTCCAAAAG GTTGTTGCAGAGTTAATAGGAACATATGTTCTTATGTTCATCGGTTGTGGGTCTGTTCTGGTTAACAAGATTCAGAGCCTTACCATTGTAGGAATGGCATTGGCCTGGGGTCTAGCACTGATGGCAATGATATATGCAGTTGGGCATGTGTCTGGTGCCCATTTTAATCCTGCTGTTACCGTTGCCTTTGCTGCTTCTCGGAAGCTTTCATGGAAACAA GTGCCTTTCTATGTATTGTCTCAAGTTTTGGGAGCAACACTTGCCAGTCTGACCCTGAAAGTGTTGTTTTCTGACCAAGAAAACATTCATGCAATAGCGACTCAGTACACAGATGCAACCTCTGATCTTGAAGCCATCACCTGggaattcataatcactttcaTTTTGATGTTCACCATCTGTGGTGTTGCTACTGATCATCGAGCG AGTAAAGATTTTGCTGGAGTCATAATAGGTGTGACGTTGGTGTGTAACGTCATGATTGCTGG GCCGATCACTGGGGCTTCCATGAATCCTGCAAGGAGCTTGGGTCCTGCAGTGGCTTCTGGTCTTTACAAGAATCTTTGGGTGTACATAATCACCCCTATTATTGGAGCAACGGCTGCAGCTTTGATCTATAGTGTGCTCAGAGTACCTAAACCTGAAAAAGAGGAGCCTCTGGAGACTAAAAGCATTTACAATAAACTTTATCTACATGTTGATCCATAG
- the LOC123228851 gene encoding probable protein phosphatase 2C 10 isoform X3, with the protein MGRLCCFNSSYSKLVGGRSSSAGKGRNHEDLIKFGFNLVKGKANHPMEDYHVAKFMQSQGHELGLFAIYDGHLGESVPAYLQRNLFSNILKEEEFWADPRRSISKAYEKTDQAILLQSSVLGRGGSTAVTAILINGQRLWVANVGDSRAVLSSGGQAVQMTTDHEPNTERGIIENKGGFVSNMPGDVPRVNGQLAVSRAFGDKSLKSHLRSDPDIQDITIDVCTDILILASDGLWR; encoded by the exons atggGTAGGTTATGCTGTTTTAATTCTTCCTACTCCAAG CTTGTGGGAGGACGCTCGTCGTCTGCTGGTAAGGGAAGAAACCATGAAGATTTAATCAAGTTTGGTTTCAACTTAGTAAAAGGAAAAGCTAATCACCCTATGGAGGATTATCATGTTGCAAAGTTCATGCAGAGTCAAGGACATGAATTGGGGCTGTTTGCAATTTATGATGGCCATCTGGGTGAAAGTGTGCCTGCCTACCTACAGAGGAATCTGTTTTCTAATATCCTAAAGGAG GAAGAGTTTTGGGCTGACCCCCGTAGATCTATCTCTAAAGCCTATGAGAAGACAGACCAAGCAATTCTTTTACAGAGTTCTGTCTTGGGGCGGGGTGGATCCACTGCTGTAACTGCAATTTTGATAAATGGTCAAAGGTTATGGGTAGCCAATGTTGGAGATTCTCGAGCTGTTCTATCAAGTGGAGGCCAGGCAGTACAGATGACTACAGACCATGAGCCCAACACTGAACGAGGCATCATTGAGAATAAGGGTGGCTTTGTTTCAAACATGCCAG GAGATGTCCCAAGAGTTAATGGGCAGCTGGCAGTTTCTCGTGCCTTTGGAGACAAGAGCCTCAAATCACATTTGCGATCAGATCCCGACATACAAGACATCACTATAGACGTCTGTACTGACATTCTAATCCTTGCAAGTGATGGTCTTTGGA GGTGA
- the LOC123228851 gene encoding probable protein phosphatase 2C 10 isoform X2 — protein MLVGGRSSSAGKGRNHEDLIKFGFNLVKGKANHPMEDYHVAKFMQSQGHELGLFAIYDGHLGESVPAYLQRNLFSNILKEEEFWADPRRSISKAYEKTDQAILLQSSVLGRGGSTAVTAILINGQRLWVANVGDSRAVLSSGGQAVQMTTDHEPNTERGIIENKGGFVSNMPGDVPRVNGQLAVSRAFGDKSLKSHLRSDPDIQDITIDVCTDILILASDGLWKVNLFMSTYFSFLVSMKL, from the exons ATG CTTGTGGGAGGACGCTCGTCGTCTGCTGGTAAGGGAAGAAACCATGAAGATTTAATCAAGTTTGGTTTCAACTTAGTAAAAGGAAAAGCTAATCACCCTATGGAGGATTATCATGTTGCAAAGTTCATGCAGAGTCAAGGACATGAATTGGGGCTGTTTGCAATTTATGATGGCCATCTGGGTGAAAGTGTGCCTGCCTACCTACAGAGGAATCTGTTTTCTAATATCCTAAAGGAG GAAGAGTTTTGGGCTGACCCCCGTAGATCTATCTCTAAAGCCTATGAGAAGACAGACCAAGCAATTCTTTTACAGAGTTCTGTCTTGGGGCGGGGTGGATCCACTGCTGTAACTGCAATTTTGATAAATGGTCAAAGGTTATGGGTAGCCAATGTTGGAGATTCTCGAGCTGTTCTATCAAGTGGAGGCCAGGCAGTACAGATGACTACAGACCATGAGCCCAACACTGAACGAGGCATCATTGAGAATAAGGGTGGCTTTGTTTCAAACATGCCAG GAGATGTCCCAAGAGTTAATGGGCAGCTGGCAGTTTCTCGTGCCTTTGGAGACAAGAGCCTCAAATCACATTTGCGATCAGATCCCGACATACAAGACATCACTATAGACGTCTGTACTGACATTCTAATCCTTGCAAGTGATGGTCTTTGGAAGGTAAACTTGTTTATGTCAACTTACTTTTCCTTCCTTGTGTCAATGAAACTGTAG